TATGCTCTTTGCGTTCTGTTTTAAGGAGGAATTGTTCCGTGTCATCCTTGCGCCGAAGGAAAGCGATTTCATTATCTACCGGCTATTCGACCGCATTGGCGAAGCCTTGCATCTGACGGGAGCCTTCACGTCCGATTTTCAGGTCCAGCTCATCAACACCAAATTGTCGGGCCAGTTTCTTACCCACATGAGCGTATCCTTCTATGCGGGCATTGTATTGGCTTCTCCTTATATTATATACCAGCTGTTCCGTTTCGTTTCGCCTGCCCTTTATGCCAACGAGCGGCGTTATTCCCTGCGGGTTGTGGTGTGGGGATACGTCTTGTTTCTCTTGGGCGTGTTGTTCAGCTATTTTCTGGTATTCCCTTTTACTTTCCGTTTCCTTGCCCTTTATCAGGTCAGTGCCGAGGTGGCGAACGCGATTCTTCTCAGTTCTTATATTGATACACTTGTGATGCTGAGCCTCATGCTGGGCATCACGTTCGAGATTCCGGTCCTTGCGTGGCTTTTTGCCAAGCTGGGCTTTCTTACTTCCGGCTTCATGCGTACTTACCGCAAGCATGCCCTTGTCATCGCCTTAATCGTATCTGCCATTATTACCCCTACGTCCGATGTCATTACGCTGATGCTGGTAGCCGCTCCGATGGCCTTGCTTTACGAAGCCAGTATTCTTATTGTAAGGCGGACAAATAAATGAGCCATATATTAGGCAGGAGTTGCGCTTATAGGTCCTTTCGTGAAGTAAGATATATTCATCCGCGGTTTGATGTATATTGAATCCGGCGTGAGAAGATATCCTTTTCCATTTGCAAAGTATTTGAAAATCGTTATCTTTGTGCAGAAGTATGTAAAACCAAATAACTGACGAAAATGAAAGATTTCTTGAAGTACATGCTGGCGGCTATTGTCGGAGTCTGCATTGTAGGAGTAGTATTTGCCATTATCGGTGTGATGAGTATTGCCGGAATGGTGGCTTCCTCATCGGGAAGTGAAACGAAGGTAAGCGATAATTCGGTCTTTATCTTGAACCTGA
The Phocaeicola salanitronis DSM 18170 genome window above contains:
- the tatC gene encoding twin-arginine translocase subunit TatC, translated to MTFWDHVDELRKVLFRIIGVVVAFMLFAFCFKEELFRVILAPKESDFIIYRLFDRIGEALHLTGAFTSDFQVQLINTKLSGQFLTHMSVSFYAGIVLASPYIIYQLFRFVSPALYANERRYSLRVVVWGYVLFLLGVLFSYFLVFPFTFRFLALYQVSAEVANAILLSSYIDTLVMLSLMLGITFEIPVLAWLFAKLGFLTSGFMRTYRKHALVIALIVSAIITPTSDVITLMLVAAPMALLYEASILIVRRTNK